In one window of Thunnus thynnus chromosome 23, fThuThy2.1, whole genome shotgun sequence DNA:
- the LOC137176011 gene encoding ecto-ADP-ribosyltransferase 4-like isoform X3: MAVPCTIIMAATVLTALMPPIYCLEETREPSRDPRRHGENMETPRRDLPIVNSSSFPLNMVPDAVDDMYKGCDKKMEDKVKTKYFKKESEGRFKEAWKTAEKCSNEKKDPEDKALTKNHLKAICAYTYIFFHSEFNQAVRTNRSIYSRSFKFHYLHFWLTTAIQILKKNQSCQTAYRRTGDDYTGKVHNIIRFGTFASSSKLTNLYQFGNKTCFKIETCSGAYLKNYPTYGTKEEEVLIPPYETFKITNITEGQNNFPDLKYCEKVFVLKSELKDVSNLNCKLAPK; the protein is encoded by the exons ATGGCAGTGCCCTGCACAATCATCATGGCTGCTACAGTACTTACAGCCCTTATGCCACCCATCTATTGTTTG GAGGAAACCAGAGAACCCAGCAGAGACCCACGTAGACACGGGGAGAACATGGAAACTCCACGCAGGGACCTGCCCATTGTG AACTCCAGCTCATTTCCACTGAACATGGTTCCTGATGCTGTTGATGACATGTACAAAGGCTGCGACAAGAAGATGGAGGACAAGGTCAAGACAAAGTATTTCAAAAAAGAGAGTGAGGGTAGATTTAAAGAAGCCtggaaaacagcagaaaaatgtTCAAACGAAAAGAAAGACCCAGAGGATAAGGCTCTCACCAAGAACCACCTGAAGGCAATCTGTGcttatacatatattttctttcataGTGAATTCAATCAAGCAGTGCGGACCAATAGGAGCATCTATAGCCGCTCCTTCAAATTCCACTATTTACATTTCTGGCTGACTACTGCCATAcaaatcctgaaaaaaaaccaaagcTGTCAGACTGCTTATCGAAGAACCGGGGATGATTACACTGGCAAAGTTCACAACATCATTCGGTTTGGTACGTTTGCCTCCAGCTCTAAACTAACAAACCTTTATCAATTTGGTAACAAGACCTGCTTTAAGATTGAGACCTGTTCAGGAGCTTACCTGAAGAATTATCCAACCTATGGAACAAAGGAGGAAGAGGTGCTTATCCCCCCCTATGAAACATTCAAGATAACCAACATTACTGAAGGTCAGAATAACTTTCCAGATCTGAAGTATTGTGAGAAGGTCTTTGTTTTGAAGAGTGAACTCAAAGATGTGAGTAACCTAAACTGCAAACTTGCACCCAAATGA
- the LOC137176011 gene encoding ecto-ADP-ribosyltransferase 4-like isoform X5 has protein sequence MAVPCTIIMAATVLTALMPPIYCLNSSSFPLNMVPDAVDDMYKGCDKKMEDKVKTKYFKKESEGRFKEAWKTAEKCSNEKKDPEDKALTKNHLKAICAYTYIFFHSEFNQAVRTNRSIYSRSFKFHYLHFWLTTAIQILKKNQSCQTAYRRTGDDYTGKVHNIIRFGTFASSSKLTNLYQFGNKTCFKIETCSGAYLKNYPTYGTKEEEVLIPPYETFKITNITEGQNNFPDLKYCEKVFVLKSELKDVSNLNCKLAPK, from the exons ATGGCAGTGCCCTGCACAATCATCATGGCTGCTACAGTACTTACAGCCCTTATGCCACCCATCTATTGTTTG AACTCCAGCTCATTTCCACTGAACATGGTTCCTGATGCTGTTGATGACATGTACAAAGGCTGCGACAAGAAGATGGAGGACAAGGTCAAGACAAAGTATTTCAAAAAAGAGAGTGAGGGTAGATTTAAAGAAGCCtggaaaacagcagaaaaatgtTCAAACGAAAAGAAAGACCCAGAGGATAAGGCTCTCACCAAGAACCACCTGAAGGCAATCTGTGcttatacatatattttctttcataGTGAATTCAATCAAGCAGTGCGGACCAATAGGAGCATCTATAGCCGCTCCTTCAAATTCCACTATTTACATTTCTGGCTGACTACTGCCATAcaaatcctgaaaaaaaaccaaagcTGTCAGACTGCTTATCGAAGAACCGGGGATGATTACACTGGCAAAGTTCACAACATCATTCGGTTTGGTACGTTTGCCTCCAGCTCTAAACTAACAAACCTTTATCAATTTGGTAACAAGACCTGCTTTAAGATTGAGACCTGTTCAGGAGCTTACCTGAAGAATTATCCAACCTATGGAACAAAGGAGGAAGAGGTGCTTATCCCCCCCTATGAAACATTCAAGATAACCAACATTACTGAAGGTCAGAATAACTTTCCAGATCTGAAGTATTGTGAGAAGGTCTTTGTTTTGAAGAGTGAACTCAAAGATGTGAGTAACCTAAACTGCAAACTTGCACCCAAATGA